Part of the Aggregatilinea lenta genome, GAGCACCACAGCGTACGCACCGCGTCCCAAAACGCCCTGCGCCGCATCGGCACACCGGACGCCCTCGCCGCGCTGAACTGACCGCGCGGCTCTCCCTGACACGTTCTACCACATCCGACCGCATTAAACAGGTTGCACGAATCGGTTTGTCACAGCTTCAGCCTATAATGAAAGATGAGGAGGCGACACCGATGACGGAGAGCAAACAAGCGGACGTGTTCATCGTGGGAGCGGGCATCGCGGGGCTGATGGCTGCTCGTGAGCTGGCGCGGCGGGGCGCGCAGGTACTCGTCGTCGAGCAGGACGAGGCCGTGGGCGGACGCTTGGCGACGCGCCACCTTGGGCCAGGGCGGGCCGATTCGGGCGCGCAGTTCTTCACCGCCCGCGAAGCGGAATTTCAGGCCTGGGTGGATCGCTGGCTGGACGCGGGTCTCGTCTACGAGTGGTCGCGCGGCTGGAGCGATGGCAGCCTGGGCACGACGCCCGCCACCGGCCACCCCCGCTACGCGGTGCGCGGCGGCATGCAGGCGCTCGCGACGCATCTGGCGGCGGGACTGCCCGTGCAGACAGGCACGCGGATCGTGTCCATCGTGCCTGACGGGGCGGGCTGGCTGGCGCGCGACGCCGGGGGCAGCGCCTATCACGCCCCGGCTCTGATTCTGACCCCGCCCGTGCCGGTTGCGTTGGGCCTGCTCGACCCCGACGCAGCGGCCCTCGCGCCGAGCGATCACGCGATTCTGACGCACATCGACTATACGCCGTGCCTGTCGGGCCTGTTCTGGATGAACGGCGACATGCGCCTGCCGGAGCCGGGCGCGGTCCAGCGCCCCAACGCGACGATCACCTGGATCGCGGACAACCGGCGTAAAGGCATCTCGCCGGACGCCACGCTGGTCACCATCCACGCCGGGCCGGACTACAGCCGCCAGTACTGGGACCGGTCCGATACCGAGGCGCTCAACGCGTTGGCGTCGGCGCTCCAGTTGTTCAAAGACTACCGGACCGAGATCGTGCAGTCCCGCCTGGACCGCTGGCGCTATGCGACACCCATCGGCATCTACCGCGAGCGCTGCCTGAAGGCGAGCGATCTGCCGCCGCTGATCTTCGCCGGGGATGCGTTTGGCGGCCCGCGCGTCGAAGGCGCGGCGCTGTCCGGGCTGGCGGCGGCAGAGCACGCCGCGTCGCGCGCCTAGTACATCGGAGCGTAAACATGTCTCTGGTTACGTAGGGGTAGAAGCGCGCCCTCTCCGGCTTTGCTCACAACGGGCGGGGAGAGCTTTCGCTCTTACAAAACCTGCCGAGGGCTTGCTTTTCTCCCCTCTCCAGCCTGGACTGGAGAGGGGCCGGGGGTGAGGTCGCGGTTGCTTTTCGCCCTCGGCGGGGGCAAAACCTCCGCATCACTTAGGCCAAGCTGTACCAGTACGGCGATGCAGAAGTAAGCCGGTGGTTTTTCGTAGGCGCGATACTCCAGTTTTCCCCTCAAAGAACCTTAACTTAAGGCGTATGGCATCTCGCCCCCTCTCCAATCGGATTGGAGAGGGGGAAACGAGCGTCAGCGAGTGGGGGGTGAGGTTTTTCCTTTCCGCGATCCTGTTCGCTCAAAAAGCTCATAACAGCTTCTAAACGCAGCAGGAGCCTCTCAAAAGACCGGCCCCTGCCTCACTTCTGCACCCCGCCCTGCGTCACTTGGTCGGCGCTGCCTGGTTGCCGCCCAGGTCCCACTTGCCCCCCACCACCTCGATGCGGCGGCGTCCGTCCAGGCGAATGCGATCCTCGCGCTCCAGCATAAACAGATGATACTTGACCGTCGAGACGCTCAAATAGCAGCCCTCCGCAATCTCGGTGATCGCGGGGGCCAGCCCGTCATGCTCGCGTTTGTATCGAACGATGTACTCAAAAATCCGATCGCGCGAAGAAGTTCCCTTCTTCTGCTTCTTTTTCATTACGTCTCTCCCGCCAGCGTTCCAACCGCGCCCCACAGGGTTCGCCAGCACACCGCTCGCCCTTGGCTCACCGGGAAGCAGACGCAGTCCCACCTCGTGGGTTGTTCCATTGCCGCGCACCCCATCCCATCATCCCAACTGAATTTAGAACGTTAGTTCTGTACGGTCAGTATATATGACCTCAGTACGCCGTGTCAACCACAGCCTGCCCCGCCAAGCACGGATTGCACATACGCCACAACGGCCTTCGCCGCGTTTACGTTGTTCCGCGTAGAGGTCAAAGTTATGAAATTTAGCGAAAGACAGCGCTGGACAGTGCTCCGGCGCTTTGCCTTTCGCCGCGTCTGGCCTATAATAAACCACAGAAGAAACGAGGAACAGTTAATGCCAGAGCGCAGCCGCAACGATACCCCAACGGATCCGGCCCCTTACCGTGACATTTCGGCAGCAGAGCTGATCCGAATCACGCGTGCCTTCACGCGGCGTGTCACCAACCAGGATCGCCAGCGGCTGGCACGGGACCTGCGCGAATCGGGCCACATGCGGAGCGTTGCGAGCGATGCGCCGATCGATCTGCGGCAGTTCTTCGCGGGCGAGATCGACCTGGACGACGACCTCTCGCAGCGCTACGTCAACGCGGTGCTGCTGTCCCACATCCGCCTGCTGCAAGCGCCCGGCGACCCACCCCGCTGCCGCGCCGCAGCCACCTTCAACAGCCAGGACGATTCCGTGTCGATGAACGTCGACGCGTTCCACGACGCCGCAGGCGACATCCACATGAACTTCACCTTCACACTGCTCAGTACCCTGTCGCAGCGTTTCTCGCTGAACGGCGTGCCCCCGGTCGACGCGCGCCGCTGGCTGGAGCTGATGCGCCGCGACAGCGGCATCACCTTCCTGTGGACGCACGCGCGCTGGGAAAAACCCTACTTCATCTTCGTCGTGCGCGAGCACTTCGCCCGCTTCTACGCCTTTTCACCCCAGGGCTACGAAGCGTCCGTGCGTCTCACGCCGGACATGGTCACCCAGCTCTGCACCTGGCTCGAAAAGGTCTGGCTCAGCCAGGCCGACGAGCCTGCGCAGTTGGAATCGTCCGCGCTGAACATGCCGCACGCGGGCGAGCACCGGTCCGCGCCCGGCAACCATTCCTCCGCCAGCGCCGGTGATTCACAGCCGACCCTGGACTGGTAATCCCACCACGCCGTTTGTGCAAAACCACACGCCCCGGCAGCGGTTTATTGTCGCCAACTTCTCAGCTCTCGGATAGAATACAGGTCGCAGGCTTAGGAGCGTGTATGGCAAGCAGCTTTACGTGCCTTCTCGTGACTCACGGCAAGCACCTTCCGCTGGCCCGCTCCCCTTCTCCCTGACGGAGAAGGGGCCGGGGATGAGGGTTTCCGTACACACTCTAAAGGGGGCGCACGTGCTCCTTGCACGCAGTGCTGCCGACCGCTCGACTTTTCGAAGTCTCCGCTTCGACAGCTACCGCCACATTTATCGCACGTGGTGACACACAAGGACTCGATTAATGGACCTGTTTGAGAAAGCCCGAACATTCACTCGCGCCAAAGAAGCGATCGAGATGGGGGTCTACCCCTACTTCCAACCGCTCAGCGACTCTGAAGGGACGATAGCGACCTTCAAGGGACACGAGGTGGTGATGATTGGCTCGAACAACTATTTGGGCCTCACCACCCATCCGAAGGTGCGGCAGGCCGCCATCGACGCCATCGAAAAGTTCGGGACGAGCTGCACCGGCAGCCGCTTCCTGAACGGCACCCTGGAATTTCACCTGGAGCTGGACCGGCGGCTGGCGAAATTCGTGAACAAAGAAGCCGCGCTCGTCTTTTCGACCGGCTACCAGACCAACGTCGGCACGATCTCGGCCCTGGTGCAAAAGGGCGACTTCGTGATCATCGACAAGGACGATCACGCCAGCATCGTGGACGGCNNTCGTGGACGGCGTGTACAGCATGGGCGGCGACATCGCCCCGCTGCCGACGCTGGTCGAGATCAGCAAGAAGTACGGCGCGCGCATCATGGTGGACGACGCGCACAGCCTCGGCGTGCTGGCGGGCGGACGCGGCACGGCGGCGCACTTCGGCCTGACCGACGAGGTAGACCTGATCATGGGCACCTTCAGCAAGTCGTTCGCGTCCATCGGCGGCTTCATCGCGGGCAGCGCCCAGGCCGTGCACTACATCCAGCACAACGCGCGCTCGCTGCTGTTCAGCGCCAGCCTGCCCGCCCCGCAGGCAGCGGCGGTCCTGGCCGCGCTGGACGTCATCGAAAGCGAGCCACAGCACGTGCAGCATCTGTGGGACAACGCCAACTACATGCGCGCGGGCCTGACCCGCCTGGGCTACGACACCGGCCCCAGCGAAACGCCGGTCATCCCGCTGATGATCCGCGACGAGTACCGCACCGTGCTCGCCTGGCACGCACTGATCGAAGAGGGCGTCTATACCAACCCGGTCGTGCCGCCCGGCGTGCCGCCGAACAGCAGCCTGCTGCGCACCAGCTATATGGCGACGCACACCACCGACCAGCTTGACATCGCCCTGCGCGCGCTGGAAGTCGTCGGCCACAACCTGGACCTGATCCCGCAGACGGCCACGCTCGAAACCGCCTAACCCGCCCGCTCCACCCACCCAGAACGTCCACGCGCCCCAGCCTATTTGGTTGGGGCGCGTTTTTGTGTGCATCACAGGCAAAAGTTTCCCACCCCAAACTCTCGATATGCAGAGAGGCTTAAGAGGGTGTACGGAAACCCTCACCCCGGCACGGCGTGCCACCCCACTCCCTCAAGGGCGAGGGAAAAATCTCCTTTTCTCCCTTCCCTCCTTGCGGGGGGAAGGGCCGGGGATGGGGGGAAACACCCGCCCACTCGGCCACGGTACCCCCGTTTTTTGCTAGACTCGATACACAGTCACTAGGAAAGGACGCTCGATGGAGATCGATT contains:
- a CDS encoding NAD(P)/FAD-dependent oxidoreductase encodes the protein MTESKQADVFIVGAGIAGLMAARELARRGAQVLVVEQDEAVGGRLATRHLGPGRADSGAQFFTAREAEFQAWVDRWLDAGLVYEWSRGWSDGSLGTTPATGHPRYAVRGGMQALATHLAAGLPVQTGTRIVSIVPDGAGWLARDAGGSAYHAPALILTPPVPVALGLLDPDAAALAPSDHAILTHIDYTPCLSGLFWMNGDMRLPEPGAVQRPNATITWIADNRRKGISPDATLVTIHAGPDYSRQYWDRSDTEALNALASALQLFKDYRTEIVQSRLDRWRYATPIGIYRERCLKASDLPPLIFAGDAFGGPRVEGAALSGLAAAEHAASRA
- a CDS encoding winged helix-turn-helix transcriptional regulator; translation: MKKKQKKGTSSRDRIFEYIVRYKREHDGLAPAITEIAEGCYLSVSTVKYHLFMLEREDRIRLDGRRRIEVVGGKWDLGGNQAAPTK